A single window of Nocardia higoensis DNA harbors:
- a CDS encoding arylsulfatase, with the protein MAGKHQGKIAVDIRDSVPDWTPYLPAQAPEDAPNILLIAWDDVGYGTTDVFGGPVETPTMRRIADMGMRCSNFHTTALCSPTRASLLTGRNATSNGMATIAELSSGFPGISTRIPFENGFVSEVLAERGWNTYCVGKWHLTPGDETDMSAVKSRWPLGRGFERFYGFLGGETNSWYPDLVYDNHPIDAPGVPEDGYHLSKDLADKSIEFIRDAKSVDPDKPFFMYLAPQAAHAPHHVFTEWADRYKGRFDEGYEAIRAGILRRQKELGILPEDTELSPINPHGEPATTGPDGQPWPQLDTVRPWDSLSAEEKRLFARMAEVFAGYVSYADDQLGRVIDFLADAGQLDNTLIIVISDNGASGEGGPNGSFNEWRFFNGVADTTEETLPHLEELGGPKSYNHYNTGWAWAFDTPFPYWKRWAGYEGGIADMCLIAWPGKLEPRNEPVHQYIHAVDVVPTIYELVGIEPPEMLKGYPQSPIEGESFAAALTDPEAPGKQTQFYTMLGQRSLYHRGWLACSVHPPLSGWGNYERDVWELYHLESDRAQAVNLANEEPERLASLKDLWFYYAGLYNGLPLDDRTVVEQTVAERPHPGKNRNRYVYFPDCADVPESAGVSIIGRSYTIAAGVRVDTADAEGVLYAHGGITGGHSLYVKDRRLRYAFNWIGTRMQNIVADRDMTPGPHVCTAEFVLQGKNTDPAMPGFKGTATLYVDDRKVAAGEIVTQPGVFCLVGDGICVGRDSASPVTPDYTSPFAFTGGTIDRVVIDVSGERYIDHEAQVRGWFMID; encoded by the coding sequence ATGGCCGGAAAGCACCAGGGAAAGATCGCGGTCGACATTCGTGACTCGGTCCCCGACTGGACACCATATCTGCCCGCACAGGCCCCCGAAGACGCTCCGAACATCCTGCTCATCGCATGGGACGATGTGGGGTACGGCACCACAGACGTCTTCGGCGGCCCTGTCGAGACCCCGACCATGAGACGCATCGCGGACATGGGGATGCGCTGTTCGAACTTCCATACCACGGCACTGTGTTCACCGACCCGGGCATCGCTGTTGACCGGTCGCAACGCCACAAGCAACGGCATGGCGACCATCGCCGAATTGAGCTCCGGATTCCCTGGAATCTCGACCCGTATTCCCTTCGAGAACGGGTTCGTCTCCGAGGTCCTGGCCGAGCGGGGCTGGAATACCTACTGCGTCGGAAAGTGGCATCTGACCCCGGGCGATGAAACCGATATGTCGGCGGTCAAGAGCCGATGGCCGCTGGGACGAGGGTTCGAGCGTTTCTACGGCTTTCTCGGCGGCGAGACGAACAGCTGGTACCCCGACCTGGTCTACGACAATCATCCGATCGACGCTCCCGGCGTCCCCGAGGACGGATACCACCTGTCGAAGGATCTGGCCGACAAGTCGATCGAGTTCATCCGAGACGCGAAATCGGTCGACCCCGACAAGCCGTTCTTCATGTATCTCGCGCCGCAGGCAGCGCACGCACCGCACCACGTCTTCACGGAGTGGGCCGACCGGTACAAGGGCAGATTCGACGAGGGCTACGAGGCCATCCGCGCCGGAATTCTCCGACGGCAGAAGGAACTCGGAATACTGCCCGAGGACACCGAACTCTCCCCCATCAACCCGCACGGGGAGCCGGCGACCACCGGACCGGACGGACAACCATGGCCACAACTCGACACCGTCCGGCCATGGGATTCGCTCTCCGCCGAGGAGAAACGCCTTTTCGCACGTATGGCCGAGGTATTCGCCGGCTACGTCTCCTATGCCGACGATCAGCTCGGGCGGGTAATCGACTTCCTGGCCGACGCGGGACAGCTCGACAACACGCTCATCATCGTGATCTCCGACAACGGCGCCAGTGGCGAGGGCGGTCCGAACGGCTCGTTCAACGAGTGGCGCTTCTTCAACGGGGTGGCCGATACGACCGAGGAGACACTTCCGCATCTCGAAGAGCTCGGCGGTCCGAAGTCGTACAACCACTACAACACCGGATGGGCGTGGGCCTTCGATACGCCGTTTCCGTATTGGAAGCGGTGGGCCGGCTACGAGGGTGGCATCGCCGACATGTGCCTGATCGCCTGGCCAGGGAAACTCGAGCCCCGGAACGAACCTGTGCATCAGTACATCCATGCCGTCGACGTTGTTCCGACGATCTACGAACTGGTGGGAATCGAGCCACCGGAAATGCTGAAGGGCTACCCGCAGAGCCCCATCGAGGGAGAGAGCTTCGCGGCCGCGCTGACCGACCCCGAGGCGCCGGGGAAGCAGACGCAGTTCTACACGATGCTCGGCCAACGGTCGCTCTACCACCGAGGATGGCTCGCCTGTTCTGTGCATCCACCCCTGTCCGGGTGGGGCAACTACGAACGGGATGTGTGGGAGCTCTACCACCTCGAATCGGACCGAGCCCAGGCCGTGAACCTCGCGAACGAGGAGCCCGAACGTCTGGCGTCGCTGAAGGATCTGTGGTTCTACTACGCCGGCCTCTACAACGGACTTCCCCTCGACGACCGCACCGTCGTCGAGCAAACCGTCGCCGAGCGCCCGCACCCCGGCAAGAACCGAAACCGATACGTGTACTTCCCGGACTGCGCCGATGTTCCCGAATCCGCTGGGGTCTCGATCATCGGTCGCTCGTACACCATCGCGGCCGGGGTCCGCGTGGACACCGCCGACGCCGAGGGAGTTCTCTACGCGCACGGTGGTATCACCGGCGGACACAGCCTGTACGTCAAAGACCGGCGTTTGCGCTACGCATTCAACTGGATCGGAACCCGTATGCAGAACATCGTCGCCGACCGCGACATGACCCCGGGTCCGCATGTCTGCACCGCCGAATTCGTGCTGCAGGGCAAGAACACCGATCCGGCCATGCCGGGCTTCAAGGGAACCGCCACTCTCTATGTCGATGACCGGAAAGTGGCCGCCGGGGAGATCGTCACCCAACCAGGCGTCTTCTGCCTCGTCGGCGACGGCATCTGCGTCGGACGCGACAGCGCGTCACCGGTCACACCGGACTACACCTCACCATTCGCCTTCACCGGCGGCACAATCGACAGGGTCGTCATCGATGTGTCCGGTGAACGATACATCGACCACGAGGCGCAAGTGCGGGGCTGGTTCATGATCGACTGA
- a CDS encoding formylglycine-generating enzyme family protein, giving the protein MTRTTPKNMEWIPGGTFWMGSRDFYPEERPVHQVSVDGFWMDIHPVTVAEFLRFVKDTGHRTTAETPPDPAQYPAADPSLLVPGSLVFTPTRGPVPLDDYRRWWSFVPGADWRHPRGPGSNLDGRQRHPVTHVSWFDAMAYAQWAGKELPTESEWEFAARGGLDRQPFVWGATHEPHGRRAANVWQGRFPWENLNNDGVADTSPVGRFPPNGYRLSDMAGNVWEWTADHYTADHSGAGTMASSGKSCCIPADPRITVAPASEPGEPYARRVIKGGSHLCAPNYCLRYRPAARQGETEDTSTCHIGFRCIIRP; this is encoded by the coding sequence ATGACACGTACTACTCCGAAGAACATGGAGTGGATACCCGGCGGGACCTTCTGGATGGGATCTCGAGACTTCTATCCGGAAGAACGGCCCGTGCACCAAGTCTCCGTGGACGGCTTCTGGATGGATATCCATCCGGTGACGGTGGCCGAGTTCCTTCGATTCGTGAAAGACACCGGACACCGAACCACCGCCGAAACGCCCCCGGACCCGGCGCAGTACCCAGCAGCGGACCCGTCGTTGCTGGTCCCGGGTTCCCTGGTGTTCACCCCCACCCGCGGCCCGGTGCCGCTCGACGACTACCGGCGCTGGTGGTCTTTCGTGCCGGGTGCGGATTGGCGCCACCCACGCGGGCCTGGAAGCAATCTCGATGGACGGCAACGTCATCCGGTCACCCACGTCTCCTGGTTCGACGCCATGGCCTACGCGCAGTGGGCAGGGAAGGAGTTGCCGACCGAATCGGAGTGGGAATTCGCCGCGCGGGGTGGCCTGGATCGCCAGCCGTTCGTGTGGGGTGCCACGCACGAACCGCACGGCAGGCGTGCCGCCAACGTCTGGCAAGGCCGGTTTCCCTGGGAGAACCTGAACAATGACGGCGTAGCGGATACATCGCCGGTGGGCCGGTTCCCGCCGAACGGCTACCGGCTCAGCGACATGGCGGGCAATGTGTGGGAGTGGACGGCGGATCATTACACCGCCGATCACTCCGGGGCGGGCACGATGGCATCGTCGGGAAAATCCTGCTGCATTCCCGCCGATCCGCGCATCACTGTCGCACCCGCGTCCGAACCCGGCGAGCCCTACGCGCGCCGGGTGATCAAAGGCGGCTCGCACCTGTGTGCGCCGAACTACTGCCTGCGATACCGGCCCGCGGCACGGCAGGGTGAGACCGAGGATACCTCGACATGTCACATCGGCTTCCGATGCATTATCAGACCGTGA
- a CDS encoding nucleotidyltransferase family protein, with translation MSVGIDELLHALTRAVNALAAAGIPFAVGGGCAVYARGGPASQHDVDILVKPRDCDRAVRALARAGMRVCDPPEDWLRKVYADGVLIDVIHRPNDRPVTDELLNRATTMRIGPAKAPVASCTDLMVDKMLVFDAHRLDFAPLLQVARDLREQVDWADVDRQTRTSPYARAFFGLLVDLAIIARPDHAGSERG, from the coding sequence GTGTCTGTGGGCATCGATGAACTGCTGCATGCACTGACCCGAGCGGTGAACGCGCTCGCGGCAGCCGGAATCCCGTTCGCCGTCGGCGGCGGTTGCGCGGTGTACGCGCGCGGCGGGCCCGCGTCCCAGCACGATGTGGACATCCTGGTCAAACCGCGAGATTGCGACCGGGCGGTGCGGGCCCTCGCACGGGCCGGAATGCGGGTCTGTGATCCGCCGGAGGATTGGCTGCGCAAGGTGTACGCCGACGGGGTCCTGATCGATGTGATTCATCGCCCGAACGATCGCCCGGTCACCGACGAACTGCTGAATCGGGCCACGACCATGCGCATCGGACCGGCCAAGGCGCCCGTCGCCAGTTGCACCGACCTCATGGTGGACAAGATGTTGGTCTTCGACGCGCATCGACTCGACTTCGCGCCCCTGCTCCAGGTCGCGCGCGATCTGCGCGAACAAGTGGACTGGGCGGACGTCGACAGACAGACGCGCACGTCACCGTATGCGCGCGCGTTCTTCGGGTTGCTCGTCGATCTCGCGATCATCGCCCGGCCCGACCATGCCGGTTCGGAAAGGGGATGA
- a CDS encoding BON domain-containing protein: MGSPEPPQYAVAHLRKALAEDERTCELGIHITIRGETIVLDGEVESDERRQLIETVVRETLPQLAVHNDVRVAHITAPDQHETLSVTRRSRRERS, encoded by the coding sequence GTGGGATCGCCGGAACCGCCGCAATACGCCGTCGCGCACCTGAGGAAGGCTTTGGCCGAGGACGAGCGCACCTGCGAGCTCGGAATCCACATCACCATCCGCGGGGAGACGATCGTGCTCGACGGCGAGGTCGAATCCGATGAACGCAGACAATTGATCGAGACCGTGGTGCGCGAGACGCTGCCCCAGCTCGCGGTGCACAACGATGTGCGCGTCGCACACATCACCGCACCGGATCAGCACGAAACGCTCAGCGTGACTCGTCGGTCGCGTCGCGAAAGGAGTTGA
- a CDS encoding metallophosphoesterase family protein produces MRIAAVGDIHLGEDSRGRWREALAELSARADVLLLAGDLTRHGTIGEAAVVASEFGDCGVPVVAVLGNHDYHNDLQAEITDLLTAAGIIVLEGTSVQLDIGGATLGIAGTKGFGGGFAGKCASAFGEPQMRMFARHTEELAAALGRAMAALDTDFTVVLTHYSPVSDTLHGEPDEIYPFLGSYLLGEAIDTHGADLAVHGHAHAGTEHGTTPGGIRVRNVAQPVLRAAYAIYDLTSAAIV; encoded by the coding sequence TTGCGCATCGCGGCGGTGGGGGACATCCATCTGGGCGAGGATTCCCGTGGTCGCTGGCGAGAAGCCCTCGCCGAGCTCTCCGCGCGAGCCGATGTGCTGCTGTTGGCCGGTGACCTCACGCGACACGGCACCATCGGCGAAGCCGCCGTGGTGGCCTCCGAGTTCGGCGACTGCGGCGTGCCGGTGGTGGCGGTGCTGGGAAATCACGACTATCACAACGACCTTCAGGCAGAGATCACCGACCTTCTGACCGCCGCGGGCATCATCGTCCTGGAAGGAACGTCGGTACAGCTGGACATCGGTGGTGCGACGCTGGGCATCGCGGGAACCAAAGGCTTCGGCGGCGGCTTCGCGGGCAAGTGCGCGAGCGCGTTCGGCGAGCCGCAGATGCGGATGTTCGCCCGCCACACCGAGGAACTCGCCGCCGCGCTCGGTCGAGCCATGGCAGCCCTGGACACGGACTTCACTGTGGTGCTGACGCACTACTCACCGGTCAGCGACACCTTGCACGGCGAACCCGACGAGATCTATCCGTTCCTCGGGTCCTATCTGCTGGGGGAAGCCATCGACACGCACGGCGCCGATCTCGCGGTGCACGGACACGCCCACGCCGGCACGGAGCACGGCACCACGCCCGGTGGCATCCGCGTGCGCAATGTCGCCCAGCCGGTTCTGCGTGCGGCATACGCGATCTACGACCTCACCTCGGCTGCCATCGTGTGA
- a CDS encoding ArsO family NAD(P)H-dependent flavin-containing monooxygenase, with protein MSTIDVDVVVIGGGQAGLAAGYYLRRAGHDFVILDDQPAPGGAWPHTWPSLRLFSPAEYASLPGRPMPPWKDGFPPARHVIEYLSDYERRYELPIRRPVRVRAVTRADDGQRLRVDTTAGVWRARRVLSATGTWQQPFWPIYPGARTFAGRQLHTVHYRTSEEFAGRSVVVVGGGNSGAQLVAEISGITDTAWVTTRPPRFLPDDVDGRVLFEMASRRAMALAAGRPDPGGISSLGDVVMVPEVRAARDRGALETLPMFDRMTSEGIHWDETGRSLRAEVIVWATGFRPALAHLRPLRLRESDGTVAVSGTRAVKESRLHLLGYGDWTGPGSATLIGVGRTAKAAVAQLELDD; from the coding sequence CTGAGTACGATCGACGTCGATGTGGTGGTGATCGGCGGCGGGCAGGCCGGGCTGGCAGCCGGGTACTACCTGCGCCGGGCCGGACACGACTTCGTCATCCTCGATGACCAGCCGGCTCCGGGCGGTGCGTGGCCCCACACCTGGCCGTCGCTGCGACTGTTCTCTCCGGCGGAGTACGCGTCCTTGCCGGGCCGTCCGATGCCACCGTGGAAGGACGGGTTTCCGCCCGCGCGGCACGTCATCGAGTACCTCTCCGATTACGAGCGGCGCTACGAGTTGCCGATCCGGCGACCGGTGCGCGTGCGGGCGGTGACCCGTGCCGACGACGGGCAGCGGCTGCGGGTCGACACCACTGCCGGAGTGTGGCGGGCCCGGCGGGTACTCAGCGCGACCGGCACCTGGCAGCAGCCGTTCTGGCCGATCTACCCCGGCGCCCGCACCTTCGCCGGCAGGCAACTGCACACCGTGCACTACCGCACGTCGGAGGAATTCGCCGGCCGGTCGGTCGTCGTGGTCGGCGGCGGCAATTCCGGTGCGCAACTGGTCGCCGAGATCTCCGGGATCACCGACACCGCATGGGTGACCACGCGGCCACCGCGGTTTCTGCCGGACGATGTGGACGGACGTGTGCTGTTCGAAATGGCCTCGCGGCGCGCCATGGCATTGGCGGCCGGACGCCCGGACCCAGGCGGCATCAGCAGCCTCGGGGACGTTGTGATGGTGCCGGAAGTCCGTGCCGCCAGGGATCGCGGCGCGCTGGAGACGCTGCCGATGTTCGACAGGATGACCAGCGAAGGCATCCACTGGGATGAGACCGGGCGGAGCTTGCGCGCCGAAGTCATCGTGTGGGCCACCGGGTTTCGCCCGGCTCTCGCGCATCTGCGGCCGTTGCGGTTGCGGGAGTCCGACGGCACGGTAGCGGTGTCGGGCACCCGTGCGGTGAAGGAATCGCGACTGCATCTGCTCGGGTACGGAGACTGGACCGGCCCGGGGTCGGCCACGCTGATCGGGGTGGGGCGCACCGCCAAAGCGGCCGTGGCGCAGCTCGAACTCGACGACTGA
- a CDS encoding DUF488 family protein: MTNRICTIGHSTREFDEVLRMLRSNDITCLVDVRAFPASRKFPQWNHEAIREALPADISYRWIQKLGGRRHTRQGITSVNDAWRVAAFRAYADYMATDEFGEGLSELLGLAEDNRPAIMCSEAVPWRCHRRLITDALIIRNVEVVDILSPNSAKRAVLNPHAQIRDGQLLYPAPPPRQT, translated from the coding sequence ATGACGAACCGGATCTGCACGATCGGACATTCGACACGGGAATTCGACGAAGTGCTCAGGATGCTGCGGAGCAACGACATCACCTGCCTGGTCGACGTGCGCGCCTTTCCCGCGTCCAGAAAGTTCCCGCAGTGGAATCATGAGGCGATCCGCGAGGCGCTTCCCGCGGACATCAGCTACCGCTGGATTCAGAAACTAGGCGGTCGTCGCCACACGCGGCAGGGCATCACGAGTGTCAACGATGCCTGGCGAGTCGCGGCATTCCGCGCCTATGCCGATTACATGGCCACCGACGAATTCGGCGAGGGATTGAGTGAATTGCTCGGACTCGCCGAGGACAACCGTCCGGCGATCATGTGCAGCGAGGCGGTGCCGTGGCGTTGTCACCGCAGGCTGATCACCGACGCGCTGATCATCAGGAACGTAGAGGTGGTGGACATCCTCTCACCCAACTCGGCCAAGCGCGCGGTCCTGAATCCGCACGCGCAGATTCGTGACGGTCAGCTGCTCTATCCGGCGCCCCCGCCGAGGCAGACCTGA
- a CDS encoding CsbD family protein, protein MDRNPPRRESRLEHRVQAARGSVKKFMGRATDDPRLEARGRRDQFRGNIKQAASKVRDAFKR, encoded by the coding sequence ATGGACCGGAATCCACCACGCCGTGAAAGCCGGCTCGAACATCGAGTGCAGGCCGCGCGCGGCAGCGTGAAGAAGTTCATGGGCAGGGCGACCGATGATCCCCGGCTCGAAGCACGAGGTCGCCGAGATCAGTTCCGCGGCAATATCAAACAGGCCGCGAGCAAGGTGCGAGACGCCTTCAAGCGTTGA
- a CDS encoding DUF6131 family protein — MIVLGLILLIVGWLLGINLLVTAGIVVLLVGAALWIAGSVGRPVGGRRHYY; from the coding sequence GTGATCGTACTCGGATTGATTCTGCTGATCGTCGGCTGGTTGCTCGGCATCAACCTGCTGGTCACCGCGGGCATCGTGGTGCTGCTGGTCGGCGCTGCACTGTGGATCGCGGGCTCGGTGGGCCGCCCGGTCGGCGGCCGCAGGCACTACTACTGA
- a CDS encoding nitronate monooxygenase — translation MVLDLRDLTLPLVGAPMAGGPSTPALAAAVSEAGGLGFLAAGYRTTDQVAEQIEQTRALTTRPFGVNLFVPQPSVARAEELDRYRARLAAEAERYGAEPGLPHPDDDGWQAKLELVEASRPAAVSFTFGSPGREWMAAFARAGILTLVTVTTPAEADMAVADGAGALVVQGPAAGGHRGTFDPAATPGTMSLAELLAHVGREVPTVAAGGLSTPETVAEVQQLGAVAAQIGTALLLAEEAGTNAVHRAALRSAEFTRTDLTRAFSGRYARGLVNDFMRRHDPHAPSGYPEVNQITGPLRAAAVRAGDAHGTSLWAGTEFHSVRPGPARAILEYSTP, via the coding sequence ATTGTGCTCGATCTGCGTGACCTGACGTTGCCTCTCGTCGGCGCCCCGATGGCAGGCGGCCCGTCCACGCCCGCGCTCGCCGCCGCTGTGAGCGAGGCGGGCGGACTCGGTTTCCTCGCCGCCGGCTACCGCACCACCGATCAGGTAGCCGAGCAGATCGAGCAGACCCGGGCGCTCACCACGCGGCCGTTCGGTGTGAACCTGTTCGTGCCACAGCCCAGCGTCGCGCGGGCGGAAGAGCTCGACCGATACCGCGCGAGGCTGGCCGCCGAGGCCGAGCGTTACGGCGCCGAGCCCGGACTGCCACATCCGGACGACGACGGCTGGCAGGCCAAGCTCGAGCTCGTCGAGGCATCCCGGCCTGCCGCGGTGTCGTTCACCTTCGGCTCTCCCGGCCGTGAGTGGATGGCCGCGTTCGCGCGAGCCGGAATTTTGACCCTCGTCACGGTCACCACTCCCGCAGAAGCCGACATGGCCGTCGCCGACGGCGCCGGGGCGCTCGTTGTGCAGGGCCCCGCAGCAGGCGGACACCGGGGGACGTTCGATCCCGCGGCTACCCCAGGGACCATGTCCCTGGCCGAACTGCTCGCCCACGTCGGGCGCGAGGTTCCGACGGTCGCGGCAGGCGGGTTGTCCACTCCCGAAACCGTCGCCGAAGTCCAGCAGCTCGGGGCTGTCGCGGCGCAGATCGGGACCGCTCTGCTGCTCGCCGAGGAAGCGGGGACGAACGCCGTGCATCGAGCCGCGCTGCGGTCCGCCGAGTTCACCAGAACCGACCTGACCAGGGCATTTTCCGGGCGCTATGCGCGAGGTCTGGTCAACGACTTCATGCGCCGCCACGACCCGCACGCTCCGTCGGGCTATCCGGAGGTCAACCAGATCACCGGGCCGTTGCGCGCGGCCGCGGTCCGGGCGGGCGACGCGCACGGCACCAGTCTGTGGGCAGGCACGGAATTCCACTCCGTCCGGCCCGGTCCTGCCAGGGCGATCCTGGAGTATTCGACCCCATAG
- a CDS encoding DUF1330 domain-containing protein, translated as MAVDPRGIDLKRFLAEDPGGPVVMLNLLRFAPEGRELYARYADAVTETFAPRYGAEVLYAGDGSTALVAEQGQDWDAVILVRYPSRQIFCEMVSDPEYQKVTAWRTEALEEAVLQATSAW; from the coding sequence ATGGCTGTTGATCCACGCGGTATCGATCTGAAACGGTTCCTCGCCGAGGATCCCGGCGGTCCGGTGGTGATGCTGAACCTGCTGCGGTTCGCCCCCGAGGGCCGCGAACTGTATGCCCGCTACGCCGACGCCGTGACGGAGACGTTCGCCCCGCGCTACGGCGCCGAAGTGCTCTACGCCGGCGACGGGTCCACGGCGCTGGTGGCCGAGCAGGGCCAGGACTGGGATGCGGTGATCCTGGTGCGCTACCCGTCGCGACAGATCTTCTGCGAGATGGTCTCCGACCCCGAGTATCAGAAGGTGACCGCGTGGCGGACCGAGGCGCTGGAGGAAGCCGTCCTGCAGGCGACGTCGGCGTGGTGA
- a CDS encoding thiamine pyrophosphate-requiring protein: MADEVGDYVLRRLREWGVRQVFGYPGDGINGLIAAFGRAGNSPAFIQSRHEEMSAFEAVGYAKFSGEVGVCTATSGPGAIHLLNGLYDAKLDHVPVVAIVGQTARSAMGGSYQQEVDLQSLFKDVASDYLVEVNVAEQLPNALDRAFRTARSRRAPTAVIIPADLQEEQYQPPSHAFKEVPSSPPDVPRTTTTADRADIVRAADILNAGSRVAILIGQGARGAAEQVKQVAELTGAGVAKALLGKDVLPDDLLYVTGSIGLLGTRPSYELMRDCDTLLIVGSNFPYSQFLPEFGAARAVQIDIDGTMIGMRYPTEVNLVGDAKQTLTDLIGHLERKSDRGWRESVEAAVSRWWEALERQSMLEARPVNPMRVVWELSRQIPGDAIVTADSGSSTNWYARCLRLRGQMRGSLSGTLATMGAGVPYAIGAKFAHPDRPAIALVGDGAMQMNGAAELLTVRRYYAQWDDPRLVVCVFHNNDLNQVTWELRAMGGAPKFEESQLLPDVSYADLARACGLHAIAVDDPDDLAPAWREALAADLPTVLDVRSDPEVPPIPPHATWEQMKSTAEAVLHGDPEGWHLMTQGVKSKAQEFIAGHRGRASRRAPIRAPRSAWE, from the coding sequence ATGGCTGATGAGGTCGGCGACTACGTGCTGCGGCGACTGCGCGAATGGGGGGTGCGACAGGTCTTCGGATATCCCGGCGACGGCATCAACGGATTGATCGCGGCTTTCGGGCGCGCCGGGAACAGTCCGGCATTCATCCAGTCCAGGCATGAGGAGATGTCGGCCTTCGAGGCGGTCGGCTATGCCAAGTTCAGCGGTGAGGTCGGTGTCTGCACGGCGACTTCGGGGCCCGGCGCGATCCACCTGCTCAACGGTCTCTACGACGCGAAACTCGACCACGTCCCCGTGGTCGCGATCGTCGGGCAGACCGCGCGCAGCGCGATGGGCGGGAGCTATCAGCAGGAAGTCGATCTGCAGAGCCTGTTCAAGGATGTCGCCTCGGACTACCTGGTCGAGGTCAATGTCGCCGAGCAATTGCCCAACGCGCTGGACCGAGCCTTCCGCACCGCCCGAAGCCGACGTGCGCCCACCGCCGTGATCATTCCGGCGGACCTGCAGGAAGAGCAGTATCAGCCACCTTCACACGCCTTCAAGGAAGTGCCCTCCAGCCCGCCGGATGTGCCCCGCACCACCACCACCGCCGACCGGGCCGACATCGTGCGCGCCGCCGACATCCTCAACGCCGGGTCGAGGGTGGCGATCCTGATCGGGCAGGGTGCCCGCGGCGCCGCCGAGCAGGTGAAGCAAGTCGCGGAGCTGACCGGCGCGGGCGTGGCCAAGGCGCTGCTCGGCAAGGATGTGCTGCCCGACGATCTGCTGTATGTCACCGGCTCGATCGGCCTGCTGGGCACCCGCCCCAGCTACGAGCTGATGCGGGACTGCGACACGCTGTTGATCGTCGGCTCGAACTTCCCCTACTCGCAGTTCCTGCCGGAGTTCGGCGCTGCCCGCGCGGTGCAGATAGACATCGACGGCACCATGATCGGGATGCGCTACCCGACCGAGGTCAATCTTGTCGGCGATGCGAAACAGACTCTGACCGACCTGATCGGACATCTCGAGCGCAAGTCCGACCGCGGCTGGCGCGAGAGCGTCGAAGCCGCTGTGTCGCGCTGGTGGGAGGCCCTCGAACGCCAATCGATGTTGGAAGCACGGCCGGTGAATCCGATGCGCGTGGTGTGGGAGTTGTCGCGACAGATCCCCGGCGATGCCATCGTCACTGCCGACTCGGGCTCATCCACCAACTGGTATGCCCGTTGCCTACGTTTGCGTGGGCAGATGCGCGGCTCGCTGTCGGGCACGCTGGCCACCATGGGCGCGGGCGTGCCGTACGCGATCGGCGCGAAGTTCGCCCACCCCGATCGGCCCGCGATCGCCCTCGTCGGCGACGGCGCCATGCAGATGAACGGTGCGGCCGAACTGCTGACCGTCCGGCGCTATTACGCCCAGTGGGATGATCCGCGCCTGGTGGTGTGCGTGTTCCACAACAACGACCTCAACCAGGTCACCTGGGAACTGCGCGCGATGGGGGGAGCGCCGAAATTCGAGGAGTCGCAACTGCTTCCGGACGTCAGTTACGCCGACCTCGCCCGCGCCTGCGGTCTGCACGCGATCGCCGTCGACGATCCCGACGACCTCGCGCCCGCATGGCGGGAAGCTCTCGCCGCCGACCTGCCCACGGTGCTCGACGTGCGCTCCGATCCCGAGGTGCCGCCCATCCCACCGCACGCCACCTGGGAGCAGATGAAGTCGACCGCCGAAGCGGTTCTGCACGGCGACCCCGAGGGCTGGCATCTGATGACCCAAGGCGTGAAATCCAAAGCGCAGGAGTTCATCGCCGGACATCGAGGGCGAGCATCCCGGCGCGCTCCGATCAGGGCACCGCGGTCAGCGTGGGAGTGA